The following are from one region of the Sandaracinus amylolyticus genome:
- a CDS encoding ATP-binding protein — MARTNDVEHAVACTLRRYLSEILADSVRRRAQSALGITEGSLVAADLPRLVPRLEQGVRLFVDPALQPALMRELAALEGPRPAPARESHAVTTEEDISRVRLRARELALELGATSLGAQRAATITSELARNIVAYAPPGSVDLEPGRGERTLAIRAVDHGPGIAVLDQVLSGAYRSRTGLGKGLLGVKRLALRFEVKTGPTGTCVETEVAL; from the coding sequence GTGGCTCGGACCAACGACGTCGAGCACGCGGTCGCGTGCACCCTGCGGCGGTATCTCTCGGAGATCCTCGCCGACTCGGTGCGCCGGCGCGCGCAGTCGGCGCTCGGCATCACGGAAGGATCGCTGGTCGCGGCGGATCTGCCGCGGCTGGTGCCTCGCCTCGAACAGGGCGTACGGCTCTTCGTCGATCCCGCGCTGCAGCCCGCGCTGATGCGCGAGCTCGCGGCGCTCGAGGGCCCGCGGCCCGCGCCGGCGCGCGAGTCGCACGCGGTGACGACCGAGGAAGACATCTCGCGGGTGCGCCTGCGGGCGCGCGAGCTCGCGCTCGAGCTCGGTGCGACGAGCCTCGGTGCGCAACGCGCCGCGACGATCACGAGCGAGCTCGCGCGCAACATCGTCGCGTACGCGCCGCCGGGCAGCGTCGATCTCGAGCCCGGCCGCGGCGAGCGCACGCTCGCGATCCGCGCGGTCGATCACGGCCCGGGGATCGCGGTGCTCGATCAGGTCCTGAGCGGCGCGTACCGGAGCCGCACCGGGCTGGGCAAGGGCCTGCTCGGTGTGAAGCGGCTCGCGCTGCGCTTCGAGGTGAAGACCGGTCCGACCGGAACGTGCGTGGAGACGGAGGTGGCGCTGTGA
- a CDS encoding STAS domain-containing protein, which yields MESTATTPDIHEELRILRAELAQKSALVELLLENNPDGIAILGADGTMTTNEVGSRVLGATPAVTGPNEWADGFGYFAADRVTRRSFDELPAVRAARGETIVDELLFCVGASAPEGVVLSCSARPLPGGGSITVFRDVTERVKLESDLAARNEALAKREEENRELIERLRVALDELSTPVLEVAEDVLVLPVIGLVDTQRSAAMSERLLEEVVRTRSRHVIVDLTGVELIDTGTADRFAKLARAVELLGASCVLSGLQPAVAQTLVELGVEFSGLETQRNLRHALEHTMRARRAVKNRERERERGQAREGR from the coding sequence ATGGAGAGCACCGCGACGACGCCCGACATCCACGAGGAGCTGCGCATCCTGCGCGCCGAGCTCGCGCAGAAGAGCGCGCTGGTCGAGCTCCTGCTCGAGAACAACCCCGACGGCATCGCGATCCTCGGGGCGGACGGCACCATGACCACCAACGAGGTGGGCAGCCGCGTCCTCGGTGCCACCCCGGCGGTCACGGGGCCGAACGAGTGGGCGGACGGCTTCGGCTACTTCGCGGCGGATCGCGTCACCCGTCGGTCGTTCGACGAGCTCCCGGCGGTGCGCGCCGCGCGCGGCGAGACCATCGTCGACGAGCTGCTCTTCTGCGTCGGCGCGTCGGCGCCCGAAGGCGTGGTGCTCTCGTGCTCGGCGCGCCCGCTGCCGGGCGGCGGATCGATCACGGTGTTCCGCGACGTGACCGAGCGCGTGAAGCTCGAGTCCGATCTCGCGGCGCGCAACGAGGCGCTCGCCAAGCGCGAGGAAGAGAACCGCGAGCTGATCGAGCGGCTGCGCGTCGCGCTCGACGAGCTCTCGACGCCGGTGCTCGAGGTCGCCGAGGACGTGCTGGTGCTCCCGGTGATCGGCCTGGTCGACACCCAGCGCAGCGCCGCGATGTCGGAGCGCCTCCTCGAGGAGGTCGTGCGCACCCGCTCGCGCCACGTGATCGTCGATCTCACCGGCGTCGAGCTGATCGACACCGGCACCGCGGATCGCTTCGCGAAGCTCGCGCGCGCGGTCGAGCTGCTCGGCGCGAGCTGCGTGCTGAGCGGCCTGCAGCCCGCGGTCGCGCAGACCCTCGTCGAGCTGGGCGTGGAGTTCTCGGGGCTCGAGACCCAGCGCAACCTGCGTCACGCGCTCGAGCACACGATGCGCGCCCGCCGCGCGGTGAAGAACCGCGAGCGAGAGCGCGAGCGCGGCCAGGCGCGCGAGGGACGCTGA